From the genome of Pieris rapae chromosome 5, ilPieRapa1.1, whole genome shotgun sequence, one region includes:
- the LOC110996800 gene encoding ethanolaminephosphotransferase 1, with protein sequence MFDYKYLSVKHLKGFNNYKYSAIDTSPLSKYVMHPTWNTLVKIVPRWVAPNLLTFAGFLCMLVNVVLLTIYDYDLTASADGAQGLPRGIFTLCGVLLFLAYHLDGIDGKQARRIGVSGPLGEMFDHGIDSYIVFLIPFCLFSVFGRDRYSIPEFSITRDRTYDLKDKIRMLKVQVASIIFLVAGVNGPEVYKTYVYGELTFVQGLELAIHTTGLFTTLPVAVYNVYLSYKKRTGKMHPLVDALRPLWPMLIMTSLMTTWAASSDIMMRDLRAFLMLFGTLFSNIASRLIVAEMSDQCCDTISWLNIPLAFGIGLAIQLPGYELAILYILTAFTISAHIHYGVCVVRQMCDHFKIQCFRVPKDKRK encoded by the exons atgtttgattataaatatttaagtgtgAAACATCTCAAGGGGTTCAATAATTATAAG TACAGCGCAATCGACACAAGTCCACTCAGCAAATATGTGATGCACCCAACATGGAACACCCTGGTAAAG ATTGTGCCCAGATGGGTGGCTCCGAACCTCCTCACCTTCGCTGGTTTCCTCTGCATGCTGGTAAATGTAGTATTGCTGACGATATACGACTATGACTTAACAGCATCAGCTGATGGCGCCCAAGGTTTACCCAGGGGCATATTTACCCTTTGTGgggttttattgtttttagctTATCACTtag atGGCATAGATGGCAAACAGGCAAGACGAATCGGTGTTTCTGGTCCTCTCGGAGAGATGTTTGACCATGGAATAGACTCCTATATTGTCTTTCTGATACCCTTCTGTCTCTTCTCCGTGTTTGGACGTGATAGGTACTCTATACCAGAGTTCAG tataa ccagggatcgaacctacgatctcaagGATAAAATTCGCATGCTGAAAGTCCAG GTAGCCAGTATAATATTTCTGGTGGCAGGTGTGAATGGCCCAGAAGTATACAAAACCTATGTTTATGGAGAATTAACGTTCGTTCAGGGTCTGGAGCTGGCAATCCACACGACTGGACTCTTCACAACATTACCCGTCGctgtttataatgtttatct gTCGTACAAGAAACGGACGGGTAAAATGCATCCATTAGTCGATGCTTTGAGACCCTTATGGCCCATGTTGATAATGACAAGTCTTATGACGACGTGGGCTGCTAGCAGTGATATAATGATGCGGGATTTGAGGGCGTTCCTGATGCTCTTCGGAACTCTTTTCAGCAATATTGCG AGTCGTCTCATAGTTGCCGAGATGAGTGATCAATGCTGCGACACAATTTCATGGTTAAATATACCTTTGGCGTTTGGAATTGGACTGGCGATACAACTACCTGGCTACGAACTGGCCATTTTGTATATTCTGACAGCTTTTACCATCAGCGCTCATATACACTACGGCGTTTGTGTG GTCCGCCAAATGTGTGATCACTTCAAAATACAATGCTTCAGAGTACCCAAAGACAAgagaaaatag